The following are encoded together in the Triticum dicoccoides isolate Atlit2015 ecotype Zavitan chromosome 6B, WEW_v2.0, whole genome shotgun sequence genome:
- the LOC119323927 gene encoding thioredoxin-like protein CDSP32, chloroplastic, protein MASTAQLLGHLAGSTATASLSFTPVSGGGSSKVRFLPATAQRRRVVARPRAAVSGAEKEKAKPAESGSKEDERVVQVHSAEEFDSALQKAKNRLVVVEFAASHSVNSKRIYPCMVDLSRTCGDVDFLLVMGDESEATRELCQREGITQVPHFSFYKGTEKVHEEEGIGPDQLAGDVLYYGDNHAGVVQLHNRADVEALMAENSGEDGKLLVLDVGLKHCGPCVKVYPTVVKLSRSMADTAVFARMNGDENDACMQFLKDMEVVEVPTFLFIRDKKIVGRYVGSGKGELIGEILRYQGVRVTY, encoded by the coding sequence ATGGCCTCCACCGCCCAGCTTCTCGGCCACCTCGCCGGCTCCACCGCCACAGCAAGCCTTAGCTTCACGCCTgtcagcggcggcggcagcagcaaggTCAGGTTCCTGCCGGCGACGGCGCAGAGGCGCCGCGTGGTGGCGCGCCCGCGGGCCGCGGTGTCCGGCGCGGAGAAGGAGAAGGCCAAGCCGGCCGAGTCCGGAAgcaaggaggacgagcgcgtggtgCAGGTGCACAGCGCGGAGGAGTTCGACAGCGCGCTCCAGAAGGCCAAGAACAGGCTGGTGGTGGTGGAGTTCGCGGCGAGCCACAGCGTGAACAGCAAGCGCATCTACCCGTGCATGGTGGACCTCAGCCGCACCTGCGGCGACGTCGACTTCCTCCTCGTCATGGGCGACGAGTCGGAGGCCACGCGGGAGCTGTGCCAGCGGGAGGGCATCACCCAGGTGCCGCACTTCTCCTTCTACAAGGGCACCGAGAAGGTGCACGAGGAGGAGGGCATCGGCCCCGACCAGCTCGCCGGCGACGTTCTCTACTACGGCGACAACCACGCCGGCGTCGTGCAGCTGCACAACCGGGCGGACGTGGAGGCGCTCATGGCCGAGAACAGCGGCGAGGACGGCAAGCTGCTGGTGCTGGACGTCGGGCTCAAGCACTGCGGGCCCTGCGTCAAGGTCTACCCCACCGTCGTCAAGCTCTCCCGCTCCATGGCCGACACCGCCGTCTTCGCGCGCATGAACGGCGACGAGAACGACGCATGCATGCAGTTCCTCAAGGACATGGAGGTCGTCGAGGTGCCCACCTTCCTCTTCATCAGGGACAAGAAAATCGTGGGCCGCTACGTCGGCTCCGGCAAGGGCGAGCTCATCGGCGAGATCCTCCGCTACCAGGGCGTCAGGGTCACATACTAA